Proteins from one Chitinophaga oryzae genomic window:
- a CDS encoding lanthionine synthetase LanC family protein — protein sequence MNNTATQLRYIYHDIIPLLRERKYKADYNTSLFKGPWGALLFMFYYEQYADDQADNATALLEELYAEYAPEKGDNYAFCNGHTGPFWLLEHLTRHEFLDLDINELASDFVTATILQSNFHLEHQNYDFLHGSSGMCNFLLRFASRPDVAAHLEHFVQKLWDNSVMTDKGRSLPFFYTHDKPEGIFCNSFSLAHGSCSLLIIVAKIYQAGIAQERCQRLISESIPFILQHQNTVADDSMHALYPAILDGKSTESRLSWCYGDLNVAMMLWHCGKVFNEEPWKEEALHIMRYNMRRDTDEAAGIVDNCLCHGSGGIAAFYRKFWFETGDEAFLQCANHWQEKAIEKIVFPEDHSKHGIKMWLGKDKQWEYVWDLLDGSSGVGLSILSQMHPQALPWDECFLLS from the coding sequence ATGAATAATACCGCGACACAGTTAAGATACATCTATCATGACATCATCCCCCTGTTAAGGGAACGCAAATACAAAGCCGATTATAACACCAGCCTGTTCAAAGGTCCCTGGGGCGCGCTGTTGTTCATGTTCTACTACGAACAGTACGCGGATGATCAGGCGGACAATGCTACCGCACTGCTGGAGGAACTATATGCTGAATACGCACCTGAAAAAGGAGATAACTACGCCTTCTGCAACGGCCATACCGGCCCTTTCTGGCTGCTGGAACACCTTACCCGCCACGAGTTCCTGGACCTCGATATCAACGAACTGGCCAGCGATTTCGTTACCGCTACTATCCTGCAAAGTAATTTCCACCTGGAACACCAAAACTACGACTTCCTCCACGGCAGCTCCGGCATGTGCAACTTCCTGCTGCGTTTCGCCAGCCGCCCCGATGTGGCCGCACACCTGGAACATTTTGTTCAAAAACTGTGGGACAACAGCGTCATGACTGACAAAGGCCGCAGCCTGCCCTTCTTCTATACACACGATAAGCCGGAAGGTATCTTCTGTAACTCCTTTAGCCTCGCCCACGGCTCCTGCTCCCTTCTGATCATTGTAGCAAAAATATACCAGGCTGGTATCGCACAGGAACGCTGCCAGCGCCTGATCTCTGAAAGCATCCCCTTTATCCTGCAACACCAGAATACCGTTGCCGACGATTCCATGCATGCCCTCTACCCGGCTATCCTGGATGGGAAATCCACCGAAAGCCGCCTGTCCTGGTGCTACGGCGACCTGAACGTGGCCATGATGTTGTGGCATTGCGGCAAAGTGTTCAATGAAGAACCCTGGAAAGAAGAAGCCCTGCATATCATGCGTTACAATATGCGCCGCGATACGGATGAAGCGGCCGGCATCGTAGACAACTGCCTGTGCCACGGCTCCGGCGGTATCGCTGCCTTCTACCGCAAATTCTGGTTCGAAACAGGAGACGAAGCTTTCCTGCAATGCGCCAACCACTGGCAGGAAAAAGCCATCGAAAAAATCGTCTTTCCCGAGGATCACAGCAAACATGGTATCAAAATGTGGCTGGGCAAAGACAAGCAGTGGGAATACGTATGGGACCTGCTCGATGGCAGCAGCGGCGTAGGATTGTCTATTTTATCCCAGATGCACCCGCAGGCATTGCCATGGGACGAGTGCTTCCTGCTCTCCTGA
- a CDS encoding class I lanthipeptide produces MKKKKIDLSKKLLLNKETVASLNISQQQQLVGGVATRDIVCMEDTRYISSCVATRPSPNSPCCQIP; encoded by the coding sequence ATGAAAAAGAAAAAAATCGATCTCAGCAAAAAACTGCTGCTGAACAAAGAAACTGTCGCATCATTAAACATATCCCAGCAGCAGCAACTGGTGGGAGGCGTCGCTACGCGCGACATCGTTTGCATGGAGGATACCCGCTATATCTCCAGCTGCGTCGCTACGCGCCCGTCGCCTAACTCACCCTGCTGCCAGATACCCTGA
- a CDS encoding class I lanthipeptide, protein MKKKTLQLSKKLLLKKDTLVTLNQQDQAKLAGGAPLTWWSACCVETDEVTCPVDCVRTTR, encoded by the coding sequence ATGAAAAAGAAAACACTCCAGCTGAGCAAAAAACTGCTGCTCAAAAAAGACACCCTCGTAACGCTGAATCAACAGGACCAGGCAAAGCTCGCCGGTGGCGCCCCGCTCACCTGGTGGAGCGCATGTTGCGTGGAAACTGATGAAGTGACCTGCCCTGTGGATTGTGTAAGAACAACCAGATAA
- a CDS encoding class I lanthipeptide, producing MKKKQIILSKKLLLRKDTVASLNVQQQAKIAGGVPLTWWSACCQNTREVTCPDGCVRTSEPK from the coding sequence ATGAAAAAGAAACAAATCATTCTCAGTAAGAAACTGCTGCTGAGAAAAGATACTGTCGCATCGCTGAACGTGCAGCAGCAAGCCAAAATCGCCGGTGGTGTTCCGTTAACATGGTGGAGCGCCTGCTGTCAGAATACCCGTGAGGTTACGTGCCCTGATGGATGCGTCCGTACTTCTGAACCAAAGTAA
- a CDS encoding class I lanthipeptide yields the protein MRKKKIALGKKLSLNKATISTMTIQQQAVIGGGPFTVMPRCIETVVQTCITYMPGQDQCYICPEG from the coding sequence ATGAGAAAAAAGAAAATTGCCCTCGGCAAGAAATTGTCCCTCAACAAGGCAACTATCTCTACCATGACCATTCAGCAGCAAGCTGTTATAGGTGGCGGTCCGTTTACCGTTATGCCCCGTTGCATTGAAACGGTCGTACAAACCTGTATCACCTATATGCCCGGACAGGACCAGTGCTACATATGCCCTGAAGGTTAA
- a CDS encoding class I lanthipeptide, whose translation MKKKKLDLAKKLTLAKETVATLTVKQKGAIKGGETVFCDTYDPAWTCESNPRPTNVCM comes from the coding sequence ATGAAAAAGAAAAAACTTGACCTGGCGAAAAAGCTGACCCTCGCCAAAGAAACGGTGGCCACTTTGACCGTAAAACAAAAGGGCGCCATTAAAGGTGGGGAAACTGTGTTTTGCGACACTTACGACCCGGCCTGGACCTGTGAATCCAATCCCCGTCCTACGAATGTTTGCATGTAG
- a CDS encoding S9 family peptidase, giving the protein MRQYPAIFLLLLTISTYAQKRPLNDSDFNTWSLALNPVISNNGRYASYYIYNQPPGQATQVIQAIGHSWKKELKAFQPITFTADSKYAVTKLANDTLLLITLGTSLELINPGVKKYTLFQQADTGWLAFQRQGGNMELHNLKTGAVHRYNDVSDYVISGNGRFLFIKSQKDSITYSIQAADLSRHTTKEIYRGKEPVNIIADDKGTQCAFLTRDKETIATSWYYHRDQTGKAIVAAPRMQLQEGMTFSNFDKFSSDGNFIYCILSGNHPAPPAPNPARLRLRTFMDTKLNEEEEPLRCQAIWYLHNNTILQVQDKEESPFYLAGFYAGSYNPHSTLKLLDKTLAHKGEWNWNENALSSRSLVDLTNGSRKQVTLPGDRNSASYVLSPQGKWIIYYDAGQHHYFSYHVATAERKNITAGISATWTTYDNDDIPFAPYLNLPLGGFSDDETTLYLYDQHDIFRIDLTGKSAPVNMTNGYGKTHNIVFRFAFPPNEHTGKTILLTAFNRTTKEDGFFEIAKGKLRQLSMQPFIFTGPEESKYHLRTPPVKAKDADVYLVQKMDAASAPNIYVTKDFIHFDAISDVHPERQVNWLTTELVDFTTRDGKAAQGILYKPEDFDPKKKYPVIFYYYEKISECLHLYIRPEPSMGPMNIPCFVSNGFLVFTPDVHFDIGYPGRSALQTVLGAADKLVQLPYVDSTRMGLQGHSFGGFQTNYIITHTDRFAAACSAAGFTNFVSAYGSIIGSGYSRQGQYELYRDRIGASLWERPDLYLENSPVFNIDKIKTPLLLMHNMEDNDVPVGQGIEFFTGMRRMGKVVYFLQYEGQGHSIFDKPALDYNTRMLEFFNYYLKGAALPGWMTDKRAKILHAKGLKN; this is encoded by the coding sequence ATGAGACAATACCCGGCCATCTTCCTGTTGCTGCTCACCATCAGCACCTATGCCCAGAAACGTCCGCTCAACGACTCCGATTTCAACACCTGGAGCCTGGCCCTGAACCCGGTCATCAGCAACAACGGCCGGTATGCTTCCTATTACATCTATAACCAGCCGCCCGGACAGGCCACACAAGTCATACAGGCCATCGGTCATTCGTGGAAGAAAGAACTGAAAGCCTTCCAACCTATCACGTTTACGGCTGACAGCAAATATGCCGTCACTAAACTGGCTAACGACACATTGCTACTGATTACACTGGGCACCAGCCTGGAACTCATCAACCCGGGGGTAAAAAAATACACCCTGTTCCAACAGGCAGATACCGGATGGCTGGCTTTCCAGCGCCAGGGCGGCAATATGGAACTGCACAACCTGAAAACCGGCGCTGTGCACCGTTACAACGACGTCTCCGATTACGTTATCAGCGGCAACGGGCGATTCCTTTTCATCAAAAGTCAAAAAGACTCCATCACTTACAGCATACAGGCGGCAGACCTCTCCCGCCATACCACGAAAGAAATCTACAGGGGGAAAGAACCAGTCAATATCATTGCAGACGACAAGGGAACACAGTGCGCCTTTCTTACGCGCGACAAAGAAACGATAGCCACCTCCTGGTATTATCACCGCGACCAGACCGGGAAAGCTATTGTAGCCGCGCCCCGTATGCAATTACAGGAAGGGATGACGTTCAGCAACTTCGATAAATTCAGCAGCGACGGCAATTTTATCTACTGCATACTCAGCGGCAACCATCCGGCGCCGCCAGCGCCCAACCCGGCACGACTGCGTCTCCGTACTTTTATGGACACAAAACTCAACGAAGAAGAAGAGCCACTCCGCTGCCAGGCAATATGGTACCTTCACAACAACACGATACTGCAGGTGCAGGATAAGGAAGAATCTCCCTTTTACCTCGCCGGCTTCTACGCCGGCTCCTACAATCCGCACAGCACCCTGAAACTGCTGGATAAAACACTGGCCCACAAAGGAGAATGGAACTGGAATGAAAACGCCTTGTCATCCCGTTCCCTGGTAGACCTTACCAACGGATCAAGAAAACAGGTTACCCTGCCCGGCGACCGCAACAGCGCGTCCTATGTGCTCTCCCCGCAAGGCAAATGGATCATCTATTACGATGCCGGCCAGCACCACTATTTCAGCTACCATGTAGCTACCGCCGAAAGGAAAAACATCACGGCCGGCATCTCCGCCACCTGGACTACCTACGATAATGACGACATCCCGTTCGCGCCCTATCTAAACCTCCCCCTGGGCGGTTTCAGTGACGATGAAACAACACTGTACCTGTATGACCAGCACGATATCTTCCGGATCGACCTCACCGGGAAATCGGCGCCCGTCAACATGACCAACGGCTATGGAAAAACCCATAATATCGTGTTCCGTTTCGCCTTTCCGCCCAACGAACACACGGGCAAAACCATCCTGCTGACCGCCTTCAACCGCACCACCAAAGAAGACGGTTTCTTTGAAATCGCAAAAGGAAAGTTGCGCCAGCTGAGCATGCAACCATTTATTTTCACCGGTCCGGAAGAAAGCAAATACCATCTGCGCACACCGCCTGTGAAAGCGAAAGATGCTGATGTATACCTGGTACAAAAAATGGATGCCGCCAGCGCCCCCAACATTTATGTCACAAAAGACTTTATTCACTTCGATGCGATCAGTGATGTGCACCCCGAGCGACAGGTCAACTGGCTGACCACCGAGCTGGTAGATTTCACTACCAGGGACGGCAAAGCCGCACAAGGCATTTTATATAAACCGGAGGACTTTGACCCGAAAAAGAAATACCCGGTCATCTTTTATTATTATGAAAAGATCAGCGAATGCCTGCATCTCTATATCCGGCCGGAGCCCAGTATGGGACCAATGAACATTCCCTGTTTCGTGAGCAATGGCTTCCTCGTTTTCACACCGGATGTCCATTTTGACATCGGCTATCCAGGCCGTAGCGCCCTCCAAACCGTGCTGGGCGCGGCAGACAAACTGGTACAGCTGCCTTATGTCGACTCTACCCGGATGGGCCTCCAGGGACACAGCTTCGGAGGCTTCCAGACCAATTACATCATCACGCATACCGACCGGTTTGCGGCGGCCTGCTCTGCTGCCGGCTTCACCAATTTCGTCAGCGCCTACGGCTCTATCATCGGCTCGGGATACTCACGGCAAGGGCAGTACGAACTGTACCGCGATCGTATCGGCGCCTCCCTCTGGGAGCGGCCCGACCTGTACCTGGAGAACTCACCGGTATTCAATATCGATAAAATAAAAACACCGCTGCTGCTGATGCATAATATGGAAGACAATGATGTTCCTGTGGGGCAGGGAATCGAATTTTTCACGGGGATGAGGCGTATGGGCAAAGTAGTGTATTTCCTGCAATACGAAGGACAGGGCCACAGTATCTTTGATAAGCCGGCGCTGGATTATAACACGCGCATGCTGGAGTTCTTTAACTATTACCTGAAGGGGGCCGCGCTGCCGGGGTGGATGACGGACAAACGTGCGAAAATTTTGCACGCAAAGGGTCTCAAGAACTAA
- a CDS encoding dipeptidase, translating to MFTIDAHLDLSMNALEWNRDLRQPVTAIRKREAGLQDKPDREKGVVAFPELRKGNIGLVVATQIGRYVAPDNPLPGWHSPEQAWAQTQGQLAWYKAMEEAGEMTMIKDLPALEQHIALWNDGTPNDRKPIGYILSLEGADSLVTIDHLHKAYQNGLRAVGPAHYGPGRYANGTDATGHLNEQGRLLIREMERLNMILDATHLCDDAFWDAMDIFNGPVWASHNNCRALVNHNRQFSDDMIKILIQKGAVIGGALDAWMMVPGWVRAQSTPEGMQCNLEKLIDHMDHICQIAGNTLHVGIGTDLDGAFGKEQCPYDLETIADLQKLPDMLSGRGYKAADIENIMHGNWLRFLRKAWK from the coding sequence ATGTTTACGATTGATGCACATCTCGACCTCAGCATGAACGCCCTGGAATGGAACAGGGACCTGCGGCAGCCGGTAACGGCCATCCGCAAAAGAGAGGCGGGCCTACAGGATAAACCAGACAGGGAAAAAGGCGTAGTGGCTTTCCCCGAACTCCGGAAAGGTAACATCGGCCTGGTAGTGGCCACACAGATAGGCCGTTATGTAGCGCCCGATAACCCCTTGCCCGGATGGCATTCTCCGGAGCAGGCATGGGCGCAGACACAGGGACAGCTGGCATGGTATAAAGCCATGGAAGAAGCAGGCGAGATGACCATGATCAAAGACCTGCCCGCACTGGAACAGCATATCGCCCTGTGGAACGACGGCACGCCCAATGACCGCAAACCCATCGGGTACATCCTCAGCCTCGAAGGCGCCGACTCGCTGGTAACGATCGATCATCTGCACAAAGCATATCAGAACGGCCTTCGCGCCGTAGGCCCTGCCCACTACGGACCCGGGCGTTATGCCAATGGTACGGATGCTACCGGTCATCTCAATGAACAGGGACGCCTGCTGATCAGGGAGATGGAGCGGCTGAACATGATACTCGACGCCACACACCTCTGCGACGACGCTTTCTGGGATGCCATGGACATCTTCAACGGACCGGTATGGGCCAGCCATAACAACTGCCGCGCCCTCGTAAATCACAATCGCCAGTTCAGCGACGACATGATCAAAATACTCATTCAGAAAGGGGCTGTCATCGGCGGCGCACTCGACGCCTGGATGATGGTGCCGGGATGGGTACGGGCACAGTCCACCCCGGAAGGCATGCAATGCAACCTCGAAAAACTCATCGACCACATGGACCATATCTGCCAGATAGCCGGTAACACGCTGCATGTAGGCATCGGTACAGACCTGGACGGCGCTTTCGGAAAAGAGCAATGCCCTTATGATCTGGAGACCATAGCAGACCTGCAGAAACTGCCGGATATGCTTTCCGGACGAGGCTATAAAGCGGCGGACATTGAGAATATCATGCACGGGAACTGGCTACGGTTCCTGCGTAAGGCATGGAAATAA
- a CDS encoding sugar kinase, whose amino-acid sequence MQKQDGTTAVRLAAFGEFLLRLHSNNGKRFGQSDGYIPYYAGAEANVCVLLSRLGISTEYITRVPDNDLAVTGLQHLRGHGVGTGRVVYGGDRLGLYFTESGNGIRPGRVIYDRAGSSFATLQPGDIDWASALTGIGVFHWSGVAAALSASSAAVCAEALAAAQAAGLTISSDFNYRATLWKYGQHPSAVMPALLQHSDMTVADLDAVNVYYNIETDKQLPPEKRFEQCYDRLRRHMPKLKTLAMSFRKVQGNQLVYFGALAQDDRYYFAEGFTVPQVTDQIGAGDAFTAGILFGVMNQYPPQRTIDFAVACGTLKQSIHGDWALVSEREVTDLMANGPSGRIVR is encoded by the coding sequence ATGCAAAAGCAGGATGGAACAACAGCAGTCAGGCTGGCAGCTTTCGGGGAATTTCTCCTGAGACTTCACAGCAACAACGGCAAACGTTTCGGTCAGTCAGATGGATATATTCCTTACTACGCCGGTGCGGAGGCCAACGTATGCGTACTGCTGTCCCGCCTGGGCATATCCACAGAGTATATCACACGGGTGCCCGACAACGATCTGGCCGTAACAGGGCTGCAACACCTGAGAGGCCACGGCGTAGGCACCGGCAGGGTGGTGTATGGCGGCGACAGGCTGGGGTTGTATTTTACAGAATCCGGTAATGGCATACGCCCCGGGCGTGTGATCTATGACCGTGCCGGCTCTTCCTTTGCCACTTTGCAGCCCGGAGATATCGACTGGGCATCTGCGCTGACAGGCATCGGCGTGTTTCACTGGTCCGGCGTGGCGGCTGCATTATCTGCCAGCAGCGCCGCCGTTTGCGCGGAAGCGCTGGCAGCGGCACAGGCGGCAGGCCTTACCATCTCGTCAGATTTTAACTATCGCGCCACGCTCTGGAAATACGGGCAGCACCCTTCCGCGGTGATGCCTGCGCTACTGCAGCATAGTGATATGACAGTAGCAGATCTGGACGCAGTGAACGTGTACTACAATATTGAAACGGATAAACAGCTCCCGCCGGAGAAAAGATTCGAACAGTGTTATGACCGCTTACGCCGGCACATGCCAAAGCTGAAAACACTGGCCATGAGCTTCCGGAAAGTACAGGGCAACCAGCTCGTGTATTTCGGAGCGCTCGCACAGGACGACCGGTACTATTTTGCAGAAGGATTTACTGTTCCGCAGGTCACGGACCAGATCGGCGCCGGCGATGCCTTCACAGCAGGCATCCTGTTTGGCGTGATGAACCAGTACCCGCCGCAGCGGACCATCGATTTCGCCGTCGCATGCGGTACGCTCAAACAGAGTATCCATGGCGACTGGGCGCTGGTGAGCGAACGGGAAGTGACCGACCTGATGGCCAATGGCCCTTCAGGAAGAATAGTACGATAA
- a CDS encoding RidA family protein → MENKAAEKLKALGLELPPAPTPLGVYKPFLIDGKYLYLSGHGPVQQDKSLIIGRIGSELDMEQGKLAARQVGLTMLSTIRTHVGLDKVKRVIKVLGMVNCTPEFERHPYIINGCSELFAAIWGEENGIGVRSAVGFGSLPDNIPVEIEALFELY, encoded by the coding sequence ATGGAAAACAAAGCAGCAGAAAAATTAAAAGCACTGGGCCTGGAACTACCGCCGGCGCCGACGCCGCTGGGCGTCTACAAACCTTTCCTGATCGACGGGAAATATCTTTACCTGTCCGGCCACGGGCCGGTGCAGCAGGACAAGTCGCTGATCATCGGAAGGATCGGCAGCGAGCTCGATATGGAGCAGGGTAAACTGGCGGCACGGCAGGTAGGCCTGACCATGTTGTCCACCATCCGGACACATGTGGGGCTGGATAAGGTGAAGCGCGTAATCAAAGTGCTGGGCATGGTGAACTGTACGCCTGAATTTGAACGGCATCCTTATATCATCAACGGTTGCAGTGAATTGTTTGCTGCCATCTGGGGCGAAGAGAACGGCATCGGCGTACGCAGCGCCGTGGGCTTCGGTTCCCTGCCCGACAATATCCCGGTGGAGATAGAAGCTTTGTTTGAATTGTATTAA
- a CDS encoding gluconate:H+ symporter yields MAFLIVVVCILLLMVLVTLAKCNVFVAFLIVSALAGWWLGMPLQSITGAMQKGIGDTMGGLLIIIILGAMLGKLVAESGAARQIAQTLIRLFGTRYIQWALLVAGFVIGIPLYYGVGFVLLVPLIFSVVYQYKLPAVYIGLPTLAALSVTHGFLPPHPSPVALVTQFHANMGLTLVYGLIVAVPAIVVAGPLFARYLKKIPASPSPLFQAQAEPVQALPGAFNSFFTALLPVLLLIITTGLLHITPVNAPLHGFLSFAGDASVVMLCCLLIATFSLGIAQRKSLKDIMNIYAASVKDIAMVMLIIAGSGALKEVLASSGVSAQIATAMSSCHIPVLVLGWLMAAVIRASIGSATVAGLTAAGMMAPFIATGQVDPNLMVLSVGAGSLMFSHVNDAGFWMFKEYFNITIKDTFLSWSVMETIVGIMGLLGVLALNALITY; encoded by the coding sequence ATGGCATTTTTGATTGTTGTTGTATGCATTCTGTTGCTGATGGTGTTGGTAACGCTCGCCAAATGCAACGTGTTTGTGGCTTTTCTGATTGTGTCCGCGCTGGCGGGCTGGTGGCTGGGCATGCCGTTGCAGTCCATTACCGGCGCCATGCAGAAAGGCATCGGCGATACGATGGGCGGGTTGCTGATCATCATCATCCTGGGCGCCATGCTGGGCAAGCTGGTAGCCGAGAGTGGCGCGGCACGGCAGATTGCGCAAACGCTGATTCGTTTATTCGGTACCCGTTATATCCAGTGGGCGTTGCTGGTGGCCGGTTTTGTTATCGGCATCCCGTTGTATTACGGGGTGGGTTTCGTGTTGCTCGTTCCTTTGATATTTTCTGTGGTCTACCAATACAAGCTGCCGGCTGTATATATCGGGTTACCCACGCTGGCGGCTTTGTCTGTCACCCATGGCTTTTTACCGCCGCACCCTTCGCCGGTGGCGCTGGTAACGCAGTTTCATGCCAATATGGGGCTGACGCTGGTGTACGGGCTGATAGTGGCTGTTCCGGCCATCGTGGTGGCGGGGCCGTTGTTTGCCCGTTATCTGAAAAAGATACCTGCATCGCCTTCTCCGCTTTTTCAGGCGCAGGCGGAGCCGGTGCAGGCGTTGCCCGGCGCATTCAACAGTTTCTTCACCGCATTATTGCCTGTATTGTTGCTCATCATTACCACCGGGTTGTTACATATCACCCCGGTGAATGCGCCGTTGCATGGTTTTCTCTCTTTTGCCGGCGACGCTTCCGTGGTGATGCTGTGTTGTCTGCTGATAGCCACTTTTTCGCTGGGCATCGCGCAGCGGAAGTCTTTGAAAGATATCATGAACATATACGCAGCGTCGGTGAAAGATATCGCCATGGTAATGCTGATCATTGCCGGGTCTGGCGCTCTGAAGGAGGTGCTGGCCAGCAGTGGTGTGAGCGCGCAGATAGCCACAGCGATGAGTTCCTGTCATATCCCGGTGCTGGTGCTGGGCTGGCTGATGGCCGCCGTGATCCGCGCCAGTATTGGTTCTGCTACTGTGGCCGGACTTACTGCTGCGGGCATGATGGCGCCGTTTATCGCCACAGGGCAGGTAGATCCTAACCTCATGGTACTATCAGTAGGAGCGGGCAGCCTGATGTTCTCCCATGTGAACGATGCCGGCTTCTGGATGTTCAAAGAGTACTTTAACATCACCATAAAAGATACCTTCCTGTCATGGTCCGTGATGGAAACCATTGTGGGCATCATGGGCCTGTTGGGGGTACTGGCGCTCAACGCGCTGATCACTTATTAA